The following proteins are co-located in the Vigna unguiculata cultivar IT97K-499-35 chromosome 9, ASM411807v1, whole genome shotgun sequence genome:
- the LOC114163044 gene encoding probable protein phosphatase 2C 27 isoform X1: protein MYDLGVVMPVGMNLPPPFTVIEDKDSAFPMEDDKSGDLDNLKPMTKGKPPRHVSSLRHSVSTTRLMAVADLSLDVGVTGSKSSSEEKTEFLPIFRSGSCAERGPKQYMEDEHVCIDDLIQHMGPASTIPLPGAFYGVFDGHGGTDAALFIRNNILKFIVEDSHFPTCVGQAITSAFLKADYAFADSSSLDISSGTTALTALVSGRNMIVANAGDCRAVLGRRGRAIEMSKDQKPDCISERLRIEKLGGVVYDGYLNGQLSVSRALGDWHMKGPKGSACPLSSEPELQEIILTEDDEFLIMGCDGLWDVMSNQFAVTMARKELMIHNDPQRCSRELVREALKRNSCDNLTVIVICFSPDPPPRIETPPSRVRRSISAEGLNLLKGVLDS, encoded by the exons ATGTATGATTTGGGAGTGGTTATGCCTGTGGGAATGAATTTGCCTCCTCCTTTTACTGTGATAGAGGACAAAGACAGTGCATTTCCGATGGAAGATGATAAATCAGGTGATTTGGATAATCTAAAACCAATGACCAAGGGTAAGCCTCCGCGGCATGTTTCGAGTTTGAGGCACAGCGTTAGCACCACCAGATTGATGGCAGTAGCAGATTTG AGTTTGGATGTGGGGGTTACTGGAAGCAAGTCATCTTCTGAAGAAAAGACGGAGTTTCTACCAATATTTCGGTCAGGAAGTTGTGCTGAAAGAGGACCTAAACAGTATATGGAAGACGAACACGTATGCATTGATGATCTTATTCAGCATATGGGTCCTGCCTCAACTATTCCTTTACCTGGAGCTTTTTATGGG GTGTTTGATGGCCATGGTGGTACAGACGCAGCTTTGTTCATAAGAAATAACATCCTCAAATTCATAGTTGAAGACTCCCATTTTCCAACCTGCGTGGGGCAGGCAATTACAAGTGCGTTTCTGAAAGCAGATTATGCATTTGCAGATTCTAGTTCTCTCGATATCTCCTCTGGGACCACTGCTTTAACTGCTCTTGTATCCGGAAG GAACATGATAGTTGCGAATGCCGGGGACTGCAGAGCTGTACTGGGGAGGCGAGGTAGAGCAATTGAGATGTCAAAAGACCAGAAACCAGATTGCATTTCGGAAAGGCTAAGGATTGAGAAACTTGGTGGAGTGGTGTACGATGGATACCTGAATGGGCAGTTATCTGTTTCCCGTGCCTTGGGAGACTGGCACATGAAGGGTCCGAAGGGTTCTGCGTGTCCCTTGAGTTCTGAGCCAGAGCTGCAGGAAATCATCCTCACTGAGGATGACGAGTTCTTGATCATGGGCTGTGACGGCCTGTGGGATGTAATGAGTAACCAATTTGCTGTGACAATGGCAAGGAAAGAACTAATGATACATAATGATCCTCAAAGGTGTTCAAGAGAACTGGTTAGAGAGGCTCTCAAGCGTAACTCCTGTGATAATTTGACTGTTATAGTCATATGTTTCTCCCCAGATCCTCCTCCTAGGATAGAGACACCTCCTTCTCGGGTAAGGAGGAGTATATCAGCAGAAGGTCTCAATTTACTTAAGGGTGTGTTGGATTCTTAG
- the LOC114163044 gene encoding probable protein phosphatase 2C 27 isoform X2, whose protein sequence is MEDDKSGDLDNLKPMTKGKPPRHVSSLRHSVSTTRLMAVADLSLDVGVTGSKSSSEEKTEFLPIFRSGSCAERGPKQYMEDEHVCIDDLIQHMGPASTIPLPGAFYGVFDGHGGTDAALFIRNNILKFIVEDSHFPTCVGQAITSAFLKADYAFADSSSLDISSGTTALTALVSGRNMIVANAGDCRAVLGRRGRAIEMSKDQKPDCISERLRIEKLGGVVYDGYLNGQLSVSRALGDWHMKGPKGSACPLSSEPELQEIILTEDDEFLIMGCDGLWDVMSNQFAVTMARKELMIHNDPQRCSRELVREALKRNSCDNLTVIVICFSPDPPPRIETPPSRVRRSISAEGLNLLKGVLDS, encoded by the exons ATGGAAGATGATAAATCAGGTGATTTGGATAATCTAAAACCAATGACCAAGGGTAAGCCTCCGCGGCATGTTTCGAGTTTGAGGCACAGCGTTAGCACCACCAGATTGATGGCAGTAGCAGATTTG AGTTTGGATGTGGGGGTTACTGGAAGCAAGTCATCTTCTGAAGAAAAGACGGAGTTTCTACCAATATTTCGGTCAGGAAGTTGTGCTGAAAGAGGACCTAAACAGTATATGGAAGACGAACACGTATGCATTGATGATCTTATTCAGCATATGGGTCCTGCCTCAACTATTCCTTTACCTGGAGCTTTTTATGGG GTGTTTGATGGCCATGGTGGTACAGACGCAGCTTTGTTCATAAGAAATAACATCCTCAAATTCATAGTTGAAGACTCCCATTTTCCAACCTGCGTGGGGCAGGCAATTACAAGTGCGTTTCTGAAAGCAGATTATGCATTTGCAGATTCTAGTTCTCTCGATATCTCCTCTGGGACCACTGCTTTAACTGCTCTTGTATCCGGAAG GAACATGATAGTTGCGAATGCCGGGGACTGCAGAGCTGTACTGGGGAGGCGAGGTAGAGCAATTGAGATGTCAAAAGACCAGAAACCAGATTGCATTTCGGAAAGGCTAAGGATTGAGAAACTTGGTGGAGTGGTGTACGATGGATACCTGAATGGGCAGTTATCTGTTTCCCGTGCCTTGGGAGACTGGCACATGAAGGGTCCGAAGGGTTCTGCGTGTCCCTTGAGTTCTGAGCCAGAGCTGCAGGAAATCATCCTCACTGAGGATGACGAGTTCTTGATCATGGGCTGTGACGGCCTGTGGGATGTAATGAGTAACCAATTTGCTGTGACAATGGCAAGGAAAGAACTAATGATACATAATGATCCTCAAAGGTGTTCAAGAGAACTGGTTAGAGAGGCTCTCAAGCGTAACTCCTGTGATAATTTGACTGTTATAGTCATATGTTTCTCCCCAGATCCTCCTCCTAGGATAGAGACACCTCCTTCTCGGGTAAGGAGGAGTATATCAGCAGAAGGTCTCAATTTACTTAAGGGTGTGTTGGATTCTTAG
- the LOC114162807 gene encoding protein PELPK1-like → MYSTMAPFGLSTTVIFSFLVLTLLSANSHTMVVGTRNLLEPTLSKPEVPQLPKVPELPKVPEIPKELPELFKVPELPKVPELPKVPEELPKVPELPKVSELPKIPELLKVPELPKIPEIPKVSELPKVSEIPKVHELPKVPEIPKLEAPKVLELPKLPEIPKIPEFTKAFPATHP, encoded by the coding sequence ATGTATTCAACCATGGCTCCTTTCGGTTTGTCAACAACAGtgattttttcatttcttgttCTAACATTATTGTCTGCAAATAGCCACACAATGGTTGTCGGAACCCGCAATCTTTTAGAACCAACATTATCTAAGCCAGAAGTGCCACAACTTCCCAAAGTTCCTGAGTTACCTAAGGTTCCAGAAATACCCAAAGAGTTACCAGAATTATTCAAAGTTCCTGAGTTACCAAAAGTTCCAGAATTACCCAAAGTTCCTGAGGAGTTACCAAAAGTTCCAGAATTACCCAAAGTTTCTGAATTACCTAAGATTCCAGAATTACTCAAAGTTCCTGAATTACCCAAGATTCCAGAAATACCCAAAGTTTCCGAGTTACCTAAGGTTTCAGAAATACCCAAAGTTCATGAGTTACCTAAGGTTCCAGAAATACCAAAACTTGAAGCACCTAAAGTTCTAGAATTGCCTAAATTACCTGAGATACCTAAGATTCCTGAATTTACTAAAGCATTTCCAGCTACCCATCCTTGA
- the LOC114163389 gene encoding glutamate receptor 3.3 has protein sequence MNLFRVVCWVVWCLGFVGAANVTSSRPAIVNIGAIFNLDSILGKVAKITLEEAVKDVNADTSILHGTKIVLTMQNSNYSGFLGMVQALRFMETDVVAIIGPQSSVVAHIISHVANELRVPLLSFAATDPTLTSLQFPFFVRTTQSDLYQMKAVAEIIDYYGWKEVIAIYVDDDYGRNGVAALDDELAARRCRISFKEGINSGTEVNRGEITSLLVKVALMQSRVIVLHAQTDYGFMVFNVARYLGMTNNGYVWIVTDWLSSLLDSASLPSEKMDVLQGVLVLRQHTPDSDRKRAFVSRWNKLTGGSLGLHSYGLYAYDSVWLVARAMDAFFSQGGVVSCTNYTRLGGGDKGGDLNLDAMSIFDNGTLLLKNIMQSDFVGVSGRMKFEPDRSLVHPAYDILNVVGTGLRRVGYWSNYSGLSIVSPEILYAKPPNRSSANQKLYSVIWPGETLSKPRGWVFPNNGRQLRIGVPIRVSYREFVSPVKGTDMFKGFCVDVFTAALNLLPYAVPYQFVPFGDGHKNPSYTELVRLITTGYFDGAIGDIAIVTNRTRVVDFTQPYAASGLVVVAPFTKINSGGWAFLQPFTPLMWIVTACFFLFIGIVIWILEHRINDEFRGPPRQQIITLLWFSLSTLFFSHRENTMSGLGRFVMLLWLFVVLILTSSYTASLTSILTVQQLSSPISGIESLKAGDEPIGYQVGSFAEHYLTQDIGISKSRLIALGTPEEYAKALKLGPKRGGVAAIVDERPYVEIFLSSQCTFRIVGQEFTRSGWGFAFPRDSPLAEDMSTAILQLSETGDLQRIHDKWMTRSSCSLDNAEIDSDRLQLKSFWGLFLICGIACFVALLLHFLQIIFQLWKSPPSEPAASSTACSISGRFQRFLSLIDEKEDASRSNGRKRERSLEEQLGRQSKRVQLQTETTT, from the exons ATGAATTTGTTTCGGGTGGTTTGTTGggtggtgtggtgtttgggaTTTGTGGGGGCTGCAAACGTGACATCCTCGAGACCCGCCATCGTCAACATTGGAGCAATCTTCAACCTCGATTCCATTTTAGGGAAAGTGGCGAAAATCACATTGGAGGAAGCCGTGAAAGATGTTAACGCCGACACTAGCATTCTACATGGAACTAAAATTGTTCTCACTATGCAAAATTCCAATTACAGCGGTTTCTTAGGCATGGTTCAAG CTTTGCGGTTCATGGAGACTGATGTGGTTGCTATAATAGGACCACAATCTTCCGTGGTTGCACATATAATATCCCATGTTGCAAATGAATTACGAGTTCCTTTGTTGTCATTTGCCGCAACAGACCCTACCCTCACGTCGCTGCAGTTTCCTTTCTTTGTGAGGACAACGCAGAGTGATTTGTACCAAATGAAGGCTGTTGCTGAAATCATTGATTACTATGGTTGGAAGGAGGTGATTGCCATATACGTGGATGATGATTATGGACGGAATGGCGTGGCTGCTTTGGACGATGAACTAGCCGCCAGGCGCTGTAGAATCTCCTTCAAGGAAGGGATTAATTCCGGAACTGAAGTCAACCGGGGAGAAATTACGAGTTTGCTGGTGAAAGTGGCACTGATGCAGTCTCGAGTCATTGTTCTCCATGCACAAACTGATTACGGTTTTATGGTTTTCAATGTGGCGCGTTATCTTGGGATGACAAACAATGGCTATGTGTGGATAGTCACAGACTGGCTCTCTTCACTTCTGGATTCTGCTTCTCTCCCTTCAGAAAAAATGGATGTTCTCCAGGGAGTGCTTGTTCTGCGCCAGCACACACCTGATTCAGATAGAAAAAGGGCATTTGTGTCTCGGTGGAACAAGTTGACCGGTGGCTCTTTGGGGTTACATTCTTATGGCCTCTATGCTTATGATTCTGTGTGGCTTGTTGCACGGGCCATGGATGCTTTTTTCAGTCAGGGTGGGGTTGTTTCGTGCACGAACTACACAAGGTTAGGTGGTGGTGATAAGGGAGGTGATTTGAATCTTGATGCAATGAGCATTTTTGACAACGGAACGCTTCTGCTGAAGAACATAATGCAGAGTGATTTTGTTGGAGTTTCAGGTCGAATGAAATTCGAACCAGATCGATCTCTGGTTCATCCTGCCTATGACATCCTTAATGTGGTTGGAACTGGTCTTAGGAGGGTAGGTTACTGGTCCAACTATTCTGGTTTGTCGATTGTATCTCCTGAGATACTGTATGCAAAGCCACCTAATAGATCTAGTGCGAATCAGAAGCTTTACAGTGTGATATGGCCTGGAGAAACATTATCTAAACCCCGTGGATGGGTCTTCCCAAATAATGGTAGACAGTTGAGGATTGGTGTGCCTATTCGAGTCAGTTATCGTGAATTTGTGTCACCAGTGAAGGGAACTGATATGTTTAAAGGTTTTTGTGTTGATGTATTCACAGCAGCTCTGAACTTGTTGCCTTATGCAGTTCCCTACCAATTTGTTCCATTTGGAGACGGACACAAAAATCCAAGCTACACAGAACTTGTGCGCTTAATCACAACTGGT TACTTTGATGGTGCCATCGGTGACATCGCTATTGTCACAAACCGGACAAGGGTTGTGGATTTTACACAGCCATATGCAGCATCGGGACTTGTTGTGGTGGCCCCGTTCACGAAAATTAATTCTGGTGGTTGGGCTTTCCTGCAGCCGTTTACTCCTCTTATGTGGATTGTGACTGcatgtttctttcttttcattggGATAGTTATATGGATTCTAGAACACAGGATCAACGATGAGTTCAGAGGTCCACCCAGACAGCAAATTATAACCTTGTTATG GTTTAGCCTTTCAACTCTGTTTTTTTCCCACA GAGAGAATACCATGAGTGGTCTTGGTCGGTTTGTGATGCTTCTATGGCTATTTGTGGTGTTGATCCTCACTTCCAGCTACACTGCAAGTTTAACATCCATACTCACAGTGCAGCAGTTATCTTCTCCTATCAGTGGAATAGAAAGCTTAAAGGCTGGTGATGAACCAATAGGATACCAAGTGGGTTCATTTGCAGAACATTACTTGACCCAAGATATTGGAATATCCAAATCCAGGCTTATTGCCCTCGGAACTCCAGAAGAATATGCTAAGGCCCTAAAGCTTGGTCCTAAAAGAGGAGGTGTTGCTGCTATTGTTGATGAACGACCTTATGTTGAAATCTTCTTATCAAGCCAGTGCACCTTCAGAATTGTTGGTCAGGAGTTCACCAGAAGTGGCTGGGGCTTT GCATTCCCTCGGGACTCCCCTTTGGCTGAGGATATGTCAACAGCCATTCTACAACTTTCTGAAACGGGTGATCTACAGCGGATTCATGACAAGTGGATGACACGAAGCTCTTGTAGTTTAGACAATGCTGAAATCGACTCAGATCGTCTTCAGCTTAAAAGCTTCTGGGGTCTCTTTCTCATTTGCGGGATAGCTTGCTTTGTTGCTCTTCTTTTGCACTTTTTGCAGATCATTTTCCAGTTATGGAAATCTCCTCCTTCTGAACCTGCTGCATCTTCTACTGCATGCTCAATTTCTGGTCGTTTTCAGAGATTTCTTTCGCTCATTGATGAGAAAGAAGATGCATCAAGGAGTAatggaagaaagagagaaagatcaCTTGAAGAACAACTGGGAAGGCAATCAAAGAGGGTACAATTACAAACAGAAACGACCACCTAA
- the LOC114163042 gene encoding U-box domain-containing protein 44-like: protein MMAASWDGSNDPGSQSDDSFHFERLHIEPLYDAFVCPLTKQVMRDPVTLENGQTFEREAIEKWFKECRESGRRLVCPLTLQELRSAELNPSMALRNTIEEWTARNEAAQLDIARRSLNMASPESETLQALKYVQYICQRSRSNKHTVRNAGLIPMIVDMLKSGSRKVRCRALETLRVVVEEDDENKELLAEGDTVRTIVKFLSHELSKEREEAVSLLYELSKSCTLCEKIGSINGAILILVGMTSSNSEDLLTVGKAEETLSNLERCEANVRQMAECGRLQPLLTQLLEGPPETKLSMAGFLGELVLNNDVKVLVARTVGSSLINIMKSGNMQSREAALKALNQISSCDPSAKILIEAGILSPLVNDLFAVGPNLLPTRLKEISATILASVVNSGEDFYSISFGPDHQTLVSEDIVRNLLHLISNTGPAIECKLLQVLVGLTTSPTTVLSVVAAIKSSGATISLVQFIEAPQKDLRLASIKLLQNLSPHMGQELADALRGSVGQLGSLIKVISENTGISEEQAAAVGLLADLPERDLGLTRQLLDEGAFVMVISRVIAIRQGEIRGTRFMTPFLEGLVKIVARVTYVLAEEPDAIALCRDHNLAALFIDLLQSNGLDNVQMVSATALENLSVESKNLTKLPEMPPPGFCASVFSCFSKQPVISGLCRLHRGICSLKETFCLYEGQAVLKLVGLLDHTNVNVVEAALAALSTLIDDGVDIEQGVAILVEAEGVKPILDVLLEKRTETLRRRAVWAVERLLRTDDIACEVSADQNLSTALVDAFQHGDYRTRQTAERALKHVDKIPNFSGIFQNIG, encoded by the exons ATGATGGCTGCGAGCTGGGATGGAAGTAATGACCCTGGCAGCCAGTCAGATGATAGTTTTCATTTTGAGAGGTTGCACATTGAGCCTCTGTATGATGCTTTTGTGTGTCCATTGACGAAGCAAGTGATGCGTGATCCTGTTACTTTAGAAAATGGACAGACTTTTGAACGTGAAGCAATTGAAAAATGGTTCAAGGAGTGTAGGGAGAGTGGGAGGAGACTGGTTTGCCCTTTGACTCTTCAGGAGTTAAGAAGCGCAGAGCTGAATCCAAGCATGGCTTTGCGTAACACCATTGAAGAGTGGACTGCGAGAAATGAAGCTGCACAGCTGGACATAGCTCGCAGATCGTTGAACATGGCGAGTCCAGAGAGTGAAACTCTTCAGGCCTTAAAGTATGTGCAGTACATCTGTCAAAGAAGTCGATCAAACAAACACACTGTCCGCAATGCAGGGCTTATACCAATGATTGTTGACATGCTGAAGAGTGGAAGCCGTAAGGTTCGATGTAGAGCTCTGGAAACCCTTAGAGTGGTggtagaagaagatgatgagaaCAAG GAATTGTTGGCCGAAGGGGATACTGTGCGTACTATAGTGAAATTCCTTTCCCACGAGCTTTCTAAGGAGAGAGAGGAGGCTGTGTCCTTGCTTTACGAACTCTCGAAGTCTTGTACCCTCTGTGAGAAGATTGGTTCAATCAACGGAGCCATTCTAATATTAGTAGGGATGACAAGCAGCAATTCAGAAGATCTTCTCACTGTTGGGAAGGCTGAGGAAACATTGTCCAATCTGGAGAGGTGTGAGGCTAATGTTCGGCAGATGGCTGAATGTGGTAGATTGCAGCCTCTTCTTACCCAACTTCTTGAAG GTCCACCAGAAACCAAACTCTCCATGGCTGGATTCCTTGGTGAGCTGGTTTTAAACAATGATGTTAAAGTTCTTGTTGCAAGAACTGTGGGTTCATCTCTGATCAATATAATGAAAAGTGGTAACATGCAATCAAGAGAAGCTGCACTGAAGGCACTAAATCAGATATCATCATGTGACCCAAGTGCAAAGATATTAATAGAGGCTGGAATACTTTCTCCTCTTGTCAATGACCTTTTTGCAGTAGGTCCTAACCTGCTTCCCACACGGTTGAAAGAGATCTCTGCTACCATTCTTGCCAGTGTTGTAAACTCCGGAGAAGACTTCTATTCCATTTCATTTGGACCTGATCACCAAACTCTGGTCTCAGAGGATATAGTTCGTAATCTACTCCATCTTATAAGCAACACTGGTCCAGCAATAGAGTGCAAACTACTACAAGTTCTTGTTGGACTTACCACTTCTCCAACCACAGTTCTCAGTGTTGTGGCTGCTATCAAAAGCTCTGGTGCCACAATCAGTTTAGTCCAGTTCATTGAAGCACCACAGAAAGATCTGCGTCTGGCTTCCATAAAACTTCTTCAGAATTTGTCTCCTCACATGGGTCAGGAACTAGCCGATGCACTACGCGGCTCGGTCGGACAGCTTGGAAGTCTAATAAAAGTCATATCAGAAAATACAGGGATCAGCGAAGAGCAGGCGGCGGCGGTCGGCCTCTTAGCCGACCTACCGGAAAGGGATTTAGGCCTCACAAGACAGCTACTAGATGAAGGTGCCTTTGTGATGGTCATTTCCAGGGTGATTGCCATCAGGCAGGGAGAGATCAGAGGCACTCGCTTCATGACACCATTTCTTGAAGGGCTTGTGAAGATTGTTGCTAGGGTTACCTATGTCTTGGCCGAAGAGCCGGATGCCATTGCACTCTGCCGTGACCACAACCTTGCTGCACTCTTCATTGACCTGCTTCAGTCCAATGGACTTGACAACGTGCAGATGGTTTCTGCCACAGCTCTGGAGAATCTATCAGTAGAGTCAAAAAACCTAACCAAATTACCGGAGATGCCGCCGCCCGGTTTTTGCGCCTCGGTGTTTTCATGCTTCAGCAAGCAGCCGGTGATCAGTGGATTGTGCAGGCTCCACAGAGGAATCTGCTCTTTGAAGGAAACATTTTGCCTTTATGAAGGGCAAGCAGTGCTTAAGCTAGTAGGGCTACTGGACCACACAAATGTGAATGTTGTTGAGGCAGCACTTGCTGCATTATCAACTTTGATAGATGATGGAGTAGACATAGAACAAGGTGTGGCGATTTTGGTTGAAGCAGAGGGAGTGAAGCCTATACTTGATGTTCTACTTGAGAAGAGAACAGAGACATTGAGAAGAAGAGCGGTTTGGGCTGTGGAGAGACTGTTAAGAACAGATGACATAGCCTGTGAGGTTTCTGCAGACCAGAATCTGAGCACTGCACTTGTGGATGCATTCCAACATGGTGATTATCGAACTAGACAGACCGCTGAGCGTGCTCTCAAACATGTTGACAAGATACCAAACTTCTCAGGAATCTTTCAGAACATAGGATGA
- the LOC114163045 gene encoding protein seele, which produces MAGSMSMSMLHLCFFILLGILTRTSDAVHDKCAACKAVAEELEIGLSSERPRNHLDMRYRLDSKGQREGKLIDYTVSELRVVELLDGLCEKMEDYTLKKGTSTNEWIKVNSWDNLTNKQEARAYSKDISSYCGRLLEDTEDELAELIKKGSVKVGGVSKVLCQDLSKHCSPTSVSHAAEVDDDENEEL; this is translated from the exons ATGGCAGGGTCAATGTCAATGTCAATGTTGCATCTCTGTTTCTTCATTCTCCTCGGAATCTTAACAAGAACTTCTGATGCCGTTCATGACAAATGCGCCGCCTGCAAAGCCGTCGCG GAGGAGCTGGAGATTGGGCTTTCCAGC GAGAGGCCACGGAATCACTTGGATATGCGCTATCGCTTGGACTCCAAAGGTCAGCGTGAAGGAAAGCTAATCGATTACAC AGTTAGCGAGCTTAGAGTTGTTGAACTTCTCGATGGCCTTTGCGAAAAGATGGAAGATTATACACTCAAG AAAGGTACAAGTACCAATGAATGGATCAAAGTGAATAGCTGGGATAACCTCACAA ATAAGCAAGAAGCTCGGGCATATTCAAAAGATATATCTTCTTACTGTGGAAG ATTACTTGAAGATACAGAGGATGAG TTGGCTGAATTGATCAAAAAAGGATCCGTTAAAGTAGGAGGTGTGAGCAAAGTTCTTTGTCAAGATTTAAGCAAACATTGCAGTCCAACGAG TGTATCACATGCGGCGGAGGTCGATGACGATGAGAATGAAGAGCTCTAA
- the LOC114163337 gene encoding F-box/kelch-repeat protein At5g42350-like has translation MFSGRLGADESYCQDLQNLSVSKRLVRSFSQRLKKKNNRNAVEEDDDDVNGVSLRCLNLYGRGGGCKVGADTSDDFGDSNSRRRSSASDEGKGYKPICGPEETAVDCFSYGVKDRFWRRHNRKNSELEEFLTNNRMHIFLPDDILEMCLVRLPLTSLMNARLVCKKWRSLTTTPRFLQMRREGSYQSPWLFLFGAVKDGFCSGEIHALDVSLNQWHRIDAHFLRGRFLFSVAGIHDDIFIVGGCSSLTNFGKVDRSSYRTHKGVLVFSPLTKSWRKMPYMKYARSNPILGVSEVSLDFPTCQSHQNRPDRRFPRSRIGGISDVYEDPHKLSLRRHCRSSFNETEALSLPSRKAYKFVRQKSDHSSSKGSKRFLLIAVGGLGSWDEPLDSGEIYDSVSNKWTEIPRLPFDFGVARSGIVCGRMFYVYSETDKLAAYDIERGCWIGIQTTPIPPRVHEYYPILVSSSGRLFMFSVSWCEGDGQIGQRNKAVRKLWELDLAYLTWTEASVHPDAPMDWSAVFLSDKNLIFGVEMFKIFGRVLGFFTVCDVSDITKWNHISGNHVTHELDGSSCLTKSVAVLHL, from the coding sequence ATGTTTTCTGGAAGATTGGGGGCAGACGAATCTTATTGTCAAGATTTACAGAATTTGAGTGTGTCAAAGCGACTTGTGAGGAGTTTCAGTCAGaggttgaagaagaagaataacagGAATGCggtggaagaagatgatgatgatgtgaaTGGAGTTTCTTTAAGATGCTTAAATCTTTATGGACGAGGTGGGGGTTGCAAGGTAGGTGCTGACACCAGTGATGATTTTGGTGATTCAAACAGTAGAAGGAGATCTAGTGCCAGTGACGAGGGAAAGGGATATAAGCCGATTTGTGGCCCTGAAGAAACTGCTGTGGATTGCTTTTCATATGGGGTGAAGGACAGGTTTTGGAGGAGACACAACCGAAAGAATTCAGAGCTTGAAGAATTTTTGACAAACAACAGAATGCATATCTTTCTTCCTGATGATATTCTTGAAATGTGTTTGGTGAGGCTCCCATTGACAAGTCTCATGAATGCCCGACTTGTGTGCAAAAAATGGAGGTCCTTGACCACCACTCCTAGGTTTCTCCAAATGAGAAGGGAGGGTTCCTACCAGAGTCCATGGTTGTTTCTGTTTGGTGCTGTTAAAGATGGTTTTTGTTCTGGTGAGATACATGCACTTGACGTGTCTCTGAATCAATGGCACAGGATTGATGCTCATTTTCTCCGAGGAAGGTTCCTGTTCTCTGTTGCCGGTATACATGATGATATCTTCATTGTTGGAGGGTGTTCTAGCCTGACTAACTTCGGGAAAGTGGATAGAAGCTCCTACAGGACACACAAAGGGGTTCTTGTGTTTAGTCCATTGACAAAATCTTGGCGCAAAATGCCCTACATGAAATATGCTAGATCAAATCCTATATTAGGAGTCTCTGAGGTCAGTTTGGATTTTCCAACTTGCCAGAGTCATCAAAATCGCCCGGATAGACGCTTTCCAAGATCGAGGATTGGTGGCATTTCAGATGTTTATGAGGATCCTCACAAGCTTTCGCTGAGACGTCACTGCAGATCTTCTTTTAATGAGACTGAAGCTTTGTCTTTGCCCAGTCGAAAGGCATACAAATTTGTTAGACAAAAAAGTGACCATTCAAGCTCAAAGGGCAGTAAGAGGTTCTTGTTGATAGCTGTAGGAGGTTTGGGATCCTGGGATGAGCCTCTGGACTCTGGAGAAATCTATGATTCTGTGTCAAATAAATGGACTGAAATCCCAAGATTACCTTTTGATTTTGGGGTTGCTCGTTCTGGAATTGTTTGTGGCAGAATGTTCTATGTTTATTCTGAAACAGACAAGCTTGCAGCATATGACATTGAACGAGGTTGTTGGATTGGAATTCAAACCACACCGATCCCGCCTCGTGTCCACGAATACTACCCCATACTTGTATCTTCTAGTGGCCGGCTTTTCATGTTTTCTGTGTCCTGGTGTGAAGGAGATGGTCAAATTGGGCAACGAAACAAGGCTGTTAGAAAACTATGGGAGTTGGATCTCGCGTATCTCACCTGGACTGAAGCCTCAGTTCATCCTGATGCTCCAATGGACTGGAGTGCTGTTTTTCTGTCGGATAAAAACCTCATTTTTGGGGTAGAGATGTTCAAAATATTTGGTCGGGTGTTAGGTTTTTTCACTGTTTGTGATGTGTCTGATATCACAAAATGGAACCATATTTCAGGGAACCATGTTACTCATGAGCTCGATGGTTCTTCCTGCTTGACCAAATCTGTGGCAGTGCTACACCTTTGA